Proteins from one Rosa chinensis cultivar Old Blush chromosome 7, RchiOBHm-V2, whole genome shotgun sequence genomic window:
- the LOC112177191 gene encoding pentatricopeptide repeat-containing protein At3g61520, mitochondrial: MKSLSLSASSHSKSLLHLLKPQTPQSKSPVFLLLSRHLCANPNSNPNQPPQDDYSLVTQVLQLLRPNEKDWNFDQLHTLLFPNSTSPSPRSLFLITRRLGAPSKALKFFDYVSENVAGTPPGSKALLSTAFQALLELTLREPTSKNKLFELYKMAKDRNVPLNLKAAGLLVRSMGAAGMEDEALIVFNELHLGLKTTHIRNVMVGMLLKIGRVDDALKVLDEMLHPEAKFRVDDFTSDVVIGSLLRRQQIGRSVSEEEIVELVSRFGKHGVFPNSTILTKLVTVLCRNRKIGIAWDVLHDVMKMGGAVEAAPCNALLTALGRGNDFKRMSELMAKMEEMGIKPDVITFGILINRLCKSRRIDAALEVFEKMSGGVKGVSAEPDVIIYNTLIDGLCKVGRQEEGLRLMERMRSQGGCAPNTVTYNCLIDGFNKVGDIEMGHELFDKMKEEGIPLNVATLNTLLDGLCRHGRLNTAFDFFNEMQRDGLKGNAVTYTILITSFCNVNNIIKAMELFNQMLSAECPTDARVYHCLISGLSQAGRMEDASFVVSKLKEAGFSMDIVSYNVMINGFSSKNKPDKIHEMIEEMEASGVKPDSVTYNTLLAYLSKAGDFKSAHKVLDRMMDEGIVPTVVTFGTLIHAHCLDGDIDKAMRIFRDMGSKSKIPPNTVIYSDLINSLCKKNDVEQALYLMEDMKEKGVRPNTQTFNALFKGLRENNLLKKAFQFMDRMVEQTCNPDYITMEILTEWLSGVGEIERLRKFVQGYPVSKPQPKQKDGIVAL, from the coding sequence atgaagagTCTTTCACTCTCGGCCTCAAGCCACTCAAAATCCCTCCTCCACCTTCTTAAACCCCAAACCCCCCAATCCAAATCCCCCGTCTTCCTCCTCCTGAGCCGCCACCTCTGCGCAAATCCCAATTCCAATCCCAACCAACCACCCCAAGACGACTATTCCCTCGTAACCCAAGTCCTCCAACTCCTCCGACCCAATGAGAAAGACTGGAACTTTGACCAACTCCACACCCTCCTCTTCCCCAACTCAACCTCTCCCTCTCCTCGCTCCCTTTTCCTCATCACTCGCCGCCTCGGCGCTCCCTCCAAAGCCCTCAAATTCTTCGATTACGTCTCCGAAAACGTGGCCGGAACCCCTCCAGGATCCAAGGCTCTGCTCTCCACCGCATTCCAGGCCCTTCTGGAGCTCACATTGCGAGAGCCCACCTCGAAAAACAAGCTCTTTGAGCTTTACAAGATGGCCAAGGACCGGAATGTCCCGCTTAATCTCAAGGCCGCAGGTCTCCTTGTTCGGTCCATGGGCGCGGCTGGGATGGAGGACGAGGCTCTCATAGTGTTTAACGAGCTTCATTTGGGGTTGAAAACTACCCACATTCGCAATGTGATGGTTGGGATGTTGCTGAAGATTGGGCGAGTGGATGATGCACTGAAGGTGCTCGACGAAATGCTTCACCCAGAAGCGAAGTTTCGGGTTGATGATTTTACCAGCGATGTTGTGATTGGCTCATTATTGAGGAGACAGCAGATAGGGAGGAGTGTCAGTGAGGAAGAAATTGTGGAGTTGGTGTCGAGATTTGGTAAGCATGGTGTGTTTCCTAATAGCACAATACTTACGAAATTGGTCACTGTTTTGTGTAGGAATAGGAAGATTGGTATTGCTTGGGATGTTTTACATGACGTCATGAAGATGGGTGGTGCTGTAGAAGCTGCTCCGTGCAATGCGCTTTTGACAGCTTTGGGAAGAGGTAATGATTTTAAGAGGATGAGTGAGCTTATGGCGAAGATGGAAGAGATGGGCATTAAGCCCGATGttataacttttggtattcTTATCAATCGGTTATGCAAGTCTAGGAGAATAGATGCTGCCTTGGAGGTGTTTGAAAAGATGAGTGGAGGAGTAAAGGGGGTTTCGGCTGAACCAGATGTGATCATCTATAACACTCTGATTGATGGACTTTGTAAAGTGGGAAGGCAGGAAGAAGGATTGCGTTTGATGGAAAGGATGAGATCGCAAGGTGGCTGTGCTCCTAATACTGTTACCTACAATTGTTTGATTGATGGCTTCAACAAAGTTGGGGACATTGAGATGGGCCATGAGCTCTTTGATAAAATGAAGGAGGAAGGGATACCACTAAATGTGGCCACCCTTAATACTTTGCTTGATGGTCTGTGCAGGCATGGGAGACTCAACACTGCATTTGACTTCTTCAATGAAATGCAGAGGGATGGTCTGAAAGGCAATGCTGTCACTTACACAATCTTAATCACTTCCTTTTGTAATGTGAACAATATTATCAAGGCAATGGAGTTGTTTAATCAGATGTTGAGCGCTGAGTGTCCCACAGATGCAAGAGTTTACCACTGCTTGATCTCTGGTTTAAGCCAAGCTGGAAGGATGGAGGATGCCAGCTTTGTTGTTTCGAAGTTGAAGGAGGCTGGTTTCTCTATGGATATCGTTTCCTACAATGTTATGATTAATGGGTTCTCCAGTAAAAATAAGCCTGATAAGATTCATGAGATGATTGAGGAAATGGAGGCGTCTGGAGTGAAGCCTGATAGCGTAACATACAACACCTTGCTTGCCTACTTAAGCAAAGCTGGGGACTTCAAAAGTGCACATAAAGTACTTGACAGGATGATGGATGAGGGTATTGTTCCCACTGTTGTCACTTTTGGTACATTGATTCATGCACATTGCTTGGATGGTGATATCGACAAAGCCATGAGAATCTTCAGAGACATGGGTTCTAAGTCAAAGATACCTCCGAATACTGTAATATACAGTGATTTAATAAATTCTCTCTGCAAGAAGAATGATGTGGAACAAGCTCTTTATTTGATGGAGGATATGAAGGAGAAAGGGGTCAGACCTAATACCCAAACGTTCAATGCCCTGTTCAAAGGCCTTAGAGAGAACAATTTATTAAAGAAGGCATTTCAATTTATGGATCGAATGGTTGAACAGACCTGTAATCCTGATTATATAACGATGGAGATTCTTACTGAATGGCTTTCTGGTGTTGGTGAAATAGAGAGGTTGAGAAAGTTTGTTCAAGGATATCCGGTTTCAAAGCCTCAGCCCAAACAGAAGGATGGGATTGTCGCATTGTAA